The genomic region AAGACTAGTCACGAGAAAGAAGTCCAAGGGGTGACCTTGATGCTCGAGTGGTGGATATTCAGCGAATCATTCCTAATAACCATATTCGTCTACACGGTTGTATCTATCAGTCTAAACCTAGAGGCAGGATTCACCGGTATACCAAACTTCGGCAAACACTTCTTCGTATTCCTGGGAGCATTCGCAGCACAAGGCATCGGTGTACGAATAGCTGCCTGGCTCTACGAGAAGCTCGAGCCACAAGCAGCCCAGGAGGCGCTGCAACAAGTCTCAATGATGGTGCCAAGCGTGTCACCCAACGCCTCCCTAGTATCGATAGCGGCGAACCCGGATGCAAACAGGATAATAGTAAACAACTACCTGAAGCCCTTCGTGACGAGCAACCTCGGCGTAGAGGTGCTACTAGCCATAGTGATACTGGGGGTTACGGTTGCACTGGCGCTGATCTTCGGCCTTGTAGCAAGCTATGCGGCGCTACGGCTGCGGGAGGACTATCTCGCTATACTGTTGCTCTCATTCGCCGAGCTAATGGTCATGGTTGTGTTCTACCAGTCGGAGAGCCTCAATGGGGGCAACAAGGGCCTATGGGCGATAACGTTTACGAGGAATCCGATGAGGTTCGCGCTGATAGGTAGCGCGGCACTAGCTATCCTAGCATATATCTATGCTGAAAAGATAGCCAACAGCCCCATGGGAAGAGCTATGAGGGCGGTGAGAGACGACGAGGTAGCAGCAAGCGTGTTCGGCCGCGACATAGCATCAATAAGGCTCAGAGTAATAATGGTTGCCTCAGTAATGGCCGCGCTTGCTGGCCTCTTCTATATACAGAACAATGCATCAGCAACATCGATAACATTCAACCGTGTAGCATGGACATTCCTACCATGGGCTATGATAATACTGGGCGGAATGGCTAACAATGCCGGAGCCGTAATAGGTACACTAGTCTTCCTCATAGGAATGAGGCTCTTCACGTACTACCAGGACCAAATAAGCCACCTCCTTGGCATACAGGCTAGCCTCGTGGCAAGCCTGCTGCCGAACATATTGATAGGTATACTGATTCTAGTGGTACTGTATCTACGCCCTCAAGGAATAATACCGGAGCACATAAGCAAGACACTGGACTTTAAGAAAATAATGAGGGAGGAGGCAGGCTTAGAGGAAACAATTGGCAACAATGGGGATAGAAAGAAGGAGGCTTAAGACCTCATCTAGGCTCCAAAGAAGCGTTTCCTTAGCGTATATCAGTCCTCGTCATTGTCGTGGATTCGTAGTGGGTTGGGCAATACTTAAAACCACTTCATATTAACACCAAAAAAAGACGGTGAAAGGATATGAGATCGGCTGCAGCGTTAGCCCTCCTGGCGATATTCCTTGCACCACTGATAGGGCAAGTGGCATTTGCAGCAGAGAAGCCGGTCACAATAACCATTGGTGCGCTGCTCCCGCTTACTGGAGACCTAAGCGACTACGGTATCAGGCAGAAGGCCACACTGGAAGTAGCCATAGAGGATATGAACAAGTACCTTGAGGAGCACAATGCCTGGTTCCGCTTAGCGCTAGCGGTAGAGGATACTGCTACTCAGCCCGACCAGGCGGTGCAGAAGTTTAACGCCCTAGTAGCTAGGGGCATCAAGTTCATAATCGGCCCGATGAGCAGCGCTGAGGCAAAGAAAGTCAAGGATCTAGCAACTCAGCAGAACGTGCTCCTCATAAGCCCCTCGAGCACTGCGGACGAGCTAGCAATACCGGGCGACAACCTCTACAGATTCTGCTCGCCAAACGCTGTAGAGGCAGATGCGCTTGCAAAGCTAATGGAGGACCTGGGCATCAAGGGTATCGTTATAATAGTGCGTGCTGATACCTGGGGCGAGGACCTGAGGAAAGCTGTTGAGGAGAACGCTAAGAAGCTAGGCATAGAGGTTAAGCCGGCACTGGAGTACAACCCTGAGTCGCCGAACTTCGGAGCCATAGCGTCCCAAGCCAAGGACTATGTTGACGATCTCGCGAAGAAGTATGGTAAGCCACACGTAGCAGTAGTTATCTTGTCGTTCAAGGAGGCAGTGCAGTTAATGACGGAGGCGGCTAACTACAAGTCGCTGAGAGACGTTCTCTGGATAGGTAGTGACGCGACAGCAAAGCTCGCGACAATAAGCCAGGACCCCGTTGTAAGGCAGTTCGCCAAGGAAACTCTGTTCATCAACCCGTTGTACTCGCCAGCAGCCACCGAGAACCAGAAGAGGATAGCGGAGAAGGTCAAGGCTATGATAAAGGACGTTCCAGATGCCTATAGCTATGCGGGCTACGACGCAGTAGTAGCCATAGCGCTTGCGCTTATGAAGGCGCCGCCAGAGATAAGGAATGATCCAGACAAGCTCGTAGACTTCGTGAAGCAGCAGCTGGACAACGGGCTCACAATGACGGACGAATTTGCAAAGCTATCTGCGACCGGCAAGTTCCCGCTAAGCAAGGCAGGCGACCGCGCAACGGCTGACTTCGACTGGTGGATAGTATATGACTTCAACAACAAGTGGGACTGGTACCTTGTAGGCAAGTACTTCGGCCTCAACCAGTCAAATGTCTGGTACAAGATCAACGGCGTAACATACCTTGACCTCGTGAAGCAGAAGTTCGGCCAGGCAAAGCCCACAACATCGGCGCCAGCAACCACGACACAGAGCCAGCCACAACAGCAGCCTACAACTGCGGCACCAAGCACACAGACAACAGCTAAGGAGGAGAAGAAGGGAGGCGGCAGCAACGCCGCACTCATCGCTGGCATAATAATAGTAATAATAGTGATAATCGGAGCAGCACTAGCACTACGCAAGAAGTAGGCCCCTTCCAAGGGGGGATGAAGTAGTCTTCGCAGAGGGAGTTTTTTAGCCATGAATAACAATTGGCTCCTAGTATTCGCGTTTTTACCCGTTCACCCCTCTCGTCTAGTCGTTTTAACTACTTGTAGCCGTAGCCCTGGTTGACAGGATGAAGCGTCAGCGTATCCAGGCGGAGGAGGTGTCTGGGAAGGTGTCACAACAAGCTGCTGCGGCTGAGAAGCCACCAAGCCCGGTACAAGACGATATCATATTGTGGACGGAGGGCGTAGTGAAGCGATTCGGCGGCGTAGTCGCTCTCGACGGGGTCTCTGTGCGCATACCTAGGAAGAAGATAACTCTCCTAATAGGCCCGAATGGTAGCGGAAAAACCACGCTCGTCAACGTGATAACAGGGTTCTATCCGCCGGATAAGGGCCGGGTAATCTACGAAGGCAAGGACATAACGGGTAAGCCTCCCCACCTCATAGCGCGCATGGGGATTATAAGGACATTCCAGATACCAAAGCCGTTCATGAACCTCACCGTGCTTGAGAACCTACTTGCAGCTAACCCGCCGGGGAGCTACGAGAACCCATACCTCGCATGGGTGAGCAAGAGGCGCTGGCTCAACGTTGAGCAAGACGCTGTTGAGAGGGCTTTTCAGATACTGAAGCTCCTTGGCCTCGAGAACGAGTGGGACCAGAAGGCTACATCGCTCAGCGGTGCTGGGCTCAAGCTACTAGAGGTTGGGAGAGCATTGATGAGCGGCGCCAAGCTAATGATAATGGACGAGCCGGCTGCAGGCGTGAACCCCGCGAAAGCCCACGAGATATTCGCTACGCTGACGAGGCTACGCGATGAGCACGGGATAACCTTCTTCATAATCGAGCACAGAATAGATATTGCCGCAAAGTACGTTGACTATGCCTACGCGATGGCTCTTGGCAGGGTGATAAGCGAGGGCTCGCCCGAGAAAGTGCTCCACGATCCACGCGTAATCGAGAGCTACATAGGCTCCTAGCCAGGTGGTTCATTATGCCTAAGCCAATGCTTGTCCTTAAGAAGATAAACTCTGGTTACGGGAAGTTCCACATACTCTTCGATATCGACCTTGAGGTTCCCCGCGGCAAGATAACCGTAGTGGTCGGCCCCAATGGTGCTGGCAAGACAACGCTCCTCAATACTATCTTCGGGCTGGCAACTATTCATAGTGGCCGCATAGTCTACGAGGGCCAAGACATAACTAATGTGCCAGCCTATAAGAGGGCGAAGATGGGGATGGCTTACACGCTCCAGCTCTTCAACATATTTAGCACGTTGACGGTCAGGGAGAACCTCTTACTAGCAACCTATGATATCCCGCCAGATGAGGCCAAGAAGCGCATGGAGGAGGTCTTCCAGCTCTTCCCGAGGCTAAAGGAGCGCCTCTTCCAGAAAGCTGGCACGCTCAGCGGCGGCGAGAGACAAATGCTCGCCATCGCTATTAGCATGCTCAGGAAGCCGAAGCTAATGCTCCTCGACGAGCCAACGGCGGGCCTCGCGCCCAAGCTAGCCAAGGAGGTGTTCGAGGCTATAAGGCAGCTAGGCGACCAAGGATACACCATTATCCTTGCCGAGCAGAACGCTAAGGGAGCCCTAGAGATAGGCGACGAGGCAGTAGTGATTGCAAGCGGCAGGATAGTTGCCAGGGGCAAGGCGCAGGAACTCCTACACGATCGTGACCTTGCGAGGAAGTATCTTGGTCTCGAACTCGAAGCCTAGGAGTAAAAGGGGTGGAATGGAATGGCTGTCATGAGTATTCAGTCCACGTTTCAAGCTCTCTACTATGCGAGCCTTCTCTCAATACTGAGTGTTGGCGTAACACTGTCCTATATGACTACGAAGGTTTTCAACTTCGCCCACGTAAGGTTCGCAATGGTCTCGAGCTATGTTGCGGCAACGGTTATTCTACTGCTTGTCAGAGCCCTAGGAATCCACGGGGACTTTGCATGGAAGCAGGTCGCCGGCCTACAGATGAGGATGCCTCTACCCTGGTGGGTCTACGCTGCGGCACTAGTAGCGGCGTTTGTTGTTGGTGGGCTCGTAGCCGTGGCACAGTATTATCTCGTCCTGCGTCCGCTTCAGCGCCGCGGAGCAGGAAGCATGGCGCTAATGATATCGACGCTTGGATTTGACTTCGTATTGATAGCGATACTGTTCATATACATGACTCTGCCGCAGATAAGGCGTATGACCGCTGAGGCCATACCTCTAATAGGCAAGGTATCGTTCGATAGCCTCGGCATGGATTCCCTTGATATAGTTATAAGTACGGGCTCTGTTACGATACGCGGAGCCGTCATCTTGGCAATAGTATTTGCGCTGGCAACCATCATTGGGCTCTACTTGTTGCTCACCCGGACCAAGCTGGGAATAATGATGAGGTCATCGATAGAGAACCCTAGGCTATCGCTAGTGCTAGGCATAAACGTTGACCGCGTCTTCGCCATAACGTGGTTCATCGCTGGCGCGATAGCCGGGCTAGCAGGCTACCTATTCATCTTCGCAACGGTATACCTTGCACGTGTATCGCCTACGTCGCCCTCGGACCAGATAATAGTCAGCGTGTTCGCGGGCAGCATTGTTGGTGGCATCAACAGCGTCCCAGGCAGCATAGGTGGAGGCTTCCTCATAGGCCTCATAGAGAAGTTCTTCGTACCACTACTAAGCGGTGTGACCGGTCCGGGCATAGTTAAGTACGACAAGGTATTCTCGATGCTCGCGGTAGCGCTGACGCTGCTCTTCATACCAGAGGGACTCGCCTCAGTTAACTGGAGGCGTCTTTTCAGATCAAGGTCTTCATCATCAACATCCGGGTGATAATGGGGAGGTGGTACTAGATGGTTAATGCGGTTGCGCTTGCGGAACAAGTATTCTCGTTCATAGGCGTATACGCGATCGTCACATTAGCGCTGAATATCAAGGCAGGGCACACCGGTATACCGGACTTCGGCCACGCAATGTTCTTCGGTATAGGCGGCATAGTTGTTGGCAACCTTGCAGCCCACTTGGCTGCAGCGCTCGCAGCTGGATCTGTTCCAGGTGTGTCTGTTTCCGGAGTACTTGCCAACAATACTGCCACTCTGAATGCCCTCAACACTCAGTACTTCCCGAGCCACCCAGGGGTTGCGATAGGCCTCATACTGTTCGCCATAGTTGTCGCCCTCGTGCTCGGAGGCATAGTGGGCTGGCTGGCAAGCTTACCAGCACTCAGGCTGCGGGGCGAGTACTTGGCAATACTGTTGTTAGCGACAGCTGAGGCTGTGAGAATATTCGTCACTTACACAAAGCAGATAATGGGAAGCACGCCGACGGTTGGCCTATCAACACCAGATCTCTTCGCCTGGGCCGGCGACTCCGGTGCTGCGGCAACAGTGTTCACAGTGCTAATGGCGATTATAGTGTTCATAGTGTTTGAGCGCATACACAACTCGCCAGCTGGCAGGCTCTTCAGAGCGGTAAGAGACGACGAGGACGCCGCAAAGGCCCTCGGAAGAGACGTCGTGGTCGTCAGAAGAGACGCAATGATAATAGGCAGTGCGGTCGCAGCCCTCGGAGGCGTAGTATACGCGCTAAACCCGTTCCTAGGCGGAGGCGCCGTTGCAGCAGCATCAATATTCAACAGAGTATTCTGGACCTTCTGGCCCTGGGCCCTCATGATACTCGGCGGCATGGCCAGCAACCGCGGAGTAGTAGCGGCGACAATCCTTGTAGGCGTGCTCCTCGTGTGGCCTATCCGCGTCTACAAGGTACAGCTAGCAGAAGCTCTTGGAGCAAGCGCGCTAGGATTAGACCCCAATAGCTTCGCGAACGCATTAGAATACCTGCTGCTAGGACTTCTAATAATACTGGCACTAGCATTGAAGCCCGAAGGAATAATACCAGAGCCGCCAAGCAAGACGCTAGACTTCAAACAATTCGCCAAAAGAGTACTAGGGAAAGACTCAGAAGCTCAGTAAAGTTTTAGCAG from Pyrofollis japonicus harbors:
- a CDS encoding branched-chain amino acid ABC transporter permease codes for the protein MLEWWIFSESFLITIFVYTVVSISLNLEAGFTGIPNFGKHFFVFLGAFAAQGIGVRIAAWLYEKLEPQAAQEALQQVSMMVPSVSPNASLVSIAANPDANRIIVNNYLKPFVTSNLGVEVLLAIVILGVTVALALIFGLVASYAALRLREDYLAILLLSFAELMVMVVFYQSESLNGGNKGLWAITFTRNPMRFALIGSAALAILAYIYAEKIANSPMGRAMRAVRDDEVAASVFGRDIASIRLRVIMVASVMAALAGLFYIQNNASATSITFNRVAWTFLPWAMIILGGMANNAGAVIGTLVFLIGMRLFTYYQDQISHLLGIQASLVASLLPNILIGILILVVLYLRPQGIIPEHISKTLDFKKIMREEAGLEETIGNNGDRKKEA
- a CDS encoding ABC transporter ATP-binding protein, yielding MPKPMLVLKKINSGYGKFHILFDIDLEVPRGKITVVVGPNGAGKTTLLNTIFGLATIHSGRIVYEGQDITNVPAYKRAKMGMAYTLQLFNIFSTLTVRENLLLATYDIPPDEAKKRMEEVFQLFPRLKERLFQKAGTLSGGERQMLAIAISMLRKPKLMLLDEPTAGLAPKLAKEVFEAIRQLGDQGYTIILAEQNAKGALEIGDEAVVIASGRIVARGKAQELLHDRDLARKYLGLELEA
- a CDS encoding branched-chain amino acid ABC transporter permease; the encoded protein is MVNAVALAEQVFSFIGVYAIVTLALNIKAGHTGIPDFGHAMFFGIGGIVVGNLAAHLAAALAAGSVPGVSVSGVLANNTATLNALNTQYFPSHPGVAIGLILFAIVVALVLGGIVGWLASLPALRLRGEYLAILLLATAEAVRIFVTYTKQIMGSTPTVGLSTPDLFAWAGDSGAAATVFTVLMAIIVFIVFERIHNSPAGRLFRAVRDDEDAAKALGRDVVVVRRDAMIIGSAVAALGGVVYALNPFLGGGAVAAASIFNRVFWTFWPWALMILGGMASNRGVVAATILVGVLLVWPIRVYKVQLAEALGASALGLDPNSFANALEYLLLGLLIILALALKPEGIIPEPPSKTLDFKQFAKRVLGKDSEAQ
- a CDS encoding branched-chain amino acid ABC transporter permease yields the protein MAVMSIQSTFQALYYASLLSILSVGVTLSYMTTKVFNFAHVRFAMVSSYVAATVILLLVRALGIHGDFAWKQVAGLQMRMPLPWWVYAAALVAAFVVGGLVAVAQYYLVLRPLQRRGAGSMALMISTLGFDFVLIAILFIYMTLPQIRRMTAEAIPLIGKVSFDSLGMDSLDIVISTGSVTIRGAVILAIVFALATIIGLYLLLTRTKLGIMMRSSIENPRLSLVLGINVDRVFAITWFIAGAIAGLAGYLFIFATVYLARVSPTSPSDQIIVSVFAGSIVGGINSVPGSIGGGFLIGLIEKFFVPLLSGVTGPGIVKYDKVFSMLAVALTLLFIPEGLASVNWRRLFRSRSSSSTSG
- a CDS encoding ABC transporter substrate-binding protein; this encodes MRSAAALALLAIFLAPLIGQVAFAAEKPVTITIGALLPLTGDLSDYGIRQKATLEVAIEDMNKYLEEHNAWFRLALAVEDTATQPDQAVQKFNALVARGIKFIIGPMSSAEAKKVKDLATQQNVLLISPSSTADELAIPGDNLYRFCSPNAVEADALAKLMEDLGIKGIVIIVRADTWGEDLRKAVEENAKKLGIEVKPALEYNPESPNFGAIASQAKDYVDDLAKKYGKPHVAVVILSFKEAVQLMTEAANYKSLRDVLWIGSDATAKLATISQDPVVRQFAKETLFINPLYSPAATENQKRIAEKVKAMIKDVPDAYSYAGYDAVVAIALALMKAPPEIRNDPDKLVDFVKQQLDNGLTMTDEFAKLSATGKFPLSKAGDRATADFDWWIVYDFNNKWDWYLVGKYFGLNQSNVWYKINGVTYLDLVKQKFGQAKPTTSAPATTTQSQPQQQPTTAAPSTQTTAKEEKKGGGSNAALIAGIIIVIIVIIGAALALRKK
- a CDS encoding ABC transporter ATP-binding protein, with translation MKRQRIQAEEVSGKVSQQAAAAEKPPSPVQDDIILWTEGVVKRFGGVVALDGVSVRIPRKKITLLIGPNGSGKTTLVNVITGFYPPDKGRVIYEGKDITGKPPHLIARMGIIRTFQIPKPFMNLTVLENLLAANPPGSYENPYLAWVSKRRWLNVEQDAVERAFQILKLLGLENEWDQKATSLSGAGLKLLEVGRALMSGAKLMIMDEPAAGVNPAKAHEIFATLTRLRDEHGITFFIIEHRIDIAAKYVDYAYAMALGRVISEGSPEKVLHDPRVIESYIGS